GTTGAAGGATTCGGGCTTCCGGCTGATGAGGCCGATGATGAGGAAGATGGCCGTGGCGATTGCGGGGAGCAGGAAAAGGCCGTTGGGAGAGCCCCAGGCGTTGGGGTTGCCGGCGGCGTCGAAGTGGGTTGGGATGCGGTTGGGCAAGGCTTCCGGGCCGGTGGTGGCGCGGATGGTGATGGTCCAGAGGATGCAGAGGGCGATTACGGAGATGGCGATTAGGAATTTACGCATTTGGGTCGTCCTTGTTGCGATTATTGAATCTTAGAGGACTCCCATTTGCCGGGGTGGCTCTCGTCCCAGCTCAGATCGTGCCACTGATTTCTCCAGAAGCCAACTAAACGGATGGTGTGGTTGCGGTGATCAACGGCAACGGCTTGAATGCCACGTTGGCCGGTTTTGAGCGTAGTGATGAGATGGAGCGGATCGAGATTGAGAATGTCAATTTCGCTGCCCCAGTCGCGGTCGGTGTCAACAAGCACCCAAGCGACACGGGTGCGACCTATGGCAGCAATCTGACCGTCGAGTGAAACGGTTGGAGCCTTTGAATAAAACCAATCTGGTACTAAGGGGCCGAATAGATTTGGGAAGAAGGGCAAGCTAACTGAAGCAGTAATCTCTCCGGAGCTATTGAAAAGAACTGCTTTCTGGGCCGTTCGATAGTCTACGGTCGTAGTAGTTATCAATTGCTTTGTGTTTGGCACTTGCATCGGGAGCGTTACGTTATCCTTTGGCAAGATTAAACAATCCGTGTAATTGATTCGCGGTAAATCGAAGCTAGCGCCCGGGTGACAGGTATCCGAAAGCGCGGTTGGATTCAGCCATACTCTGCCCAGAGTCTCCGAAACAACCGGCGTTCGCCCGCCGTGACTCGTCCCTACGGGCCCCAGAGATACGTCGGAAAGCAGATCGCCGTCAATGCTCCAACGTTGCAAATGAAGATTCACTTTCCAGCCGGCCGACGGATCAGAGGGACTGTATCGCCAAAGAACTAAAGAGCCATCGGCGAGAAATCCTTGCAGGAAACGGAATGCATATCCAGGCTCACTTGGCAGGTCAGGCCCCAATTGAAGCCAATCAGAGACGAACTGATTCTTAAGAAGACCAGATTGACGATCTACGATTACGACGGTGAGTTTGCTATCTGGCACAACCACGGCCAGCCACTTTCCGTCTTTGCTGAAGGCTTCTTCGCATTGGTTGTTATCGATGGCATCAATCTCGCGGGCTATCGGTTGAGAGTCTGGCTCTGTGAGTCGTATCTCAAGCTTGTGATCGCGAATAAGGCCGGTAGCGAGGGCCCCGTTGGAGGCGAAAGCTACGCAGGCGCGAGCGGGTAACTTTTGCGCATAGCTTTGTTGTGCATAGACATGGGTGATGCACAACGTAAATAACAGTATGGGCCAGCGTGGAGGCATGGGCGAAGAGTAATCGGGTTGTGGATCAGTGGTCAATCCGCCAAATGTACAAGATAACTTTGACAATCTACCTCTCCCAAAGCGCATTCTTTTAGGGGCAAGCGGGGAGCCCATGTTTGACGATTCCGAAGTCTGATTTCTTCTTTATGCTGTGCCTTCAGATTTCATTTTGAACGGCGTGAGGCTCAGACTTGTGAGATCTCGGTGGACGGGGATCGATCCCGTCCCCGACGTAAGAATTCATTCAAGTGGTCGTAGATGCCAAGGCTGAAGCCTTGGCTTACCTAAGGCGTTGCTCTAGTGGATCGTGTCAGGATCTTGCAAGGCCCCTTGAGAGTTTCGCGGCGGCCTATCCCGGGCTTTAGGATGGAGCGGAATGGTTAGGAGTTTTTCGCGATGAAGATGCGGCCGGGAACGCAGACAGGATTTCTGTTGTGTGGCAAGGAATGGACCGATGGTGAGGCGATGGAAGTTCGCTCGCCCTGGGATCAGGGATTGCTGGGGAAGGTGACCGTTGCCACTCGAAAAGACGCGCGGGAGGCGGTGACCCACGCTGTGGCTTCGGTGCGGCGGACGCGGGCTTTACCGCGATGGAAGCGCAAGGAGATTCTGGAGGATATTGCCGCGGCGCTGATCGAGCAGAAGGAGCGGTTTGCGCAGTTGATTGTCGCCGAGGCGGGCAAACCGGTTCGCACGGCGCGGATTGAGGTCGAGCGGGCGATTCTGACCTTCAAGACTGCTTCTGAAGAGGCGATCCGGCTGGGGGGTGAGTCGATTCCGCTGGATTTGACGGAGGGCAACGAAGGGCGATGGGGATTGGTGCAGCGCTTTCCGGTAGGGCCTGTGTTGGCGATTACTCCATTCAATTTTCCTCTGATGCTGGTGGCGCACAAGCTCGCGCCGGCGATTGCGGCGGGGTGTCCGGTGGTGTTGAAGCCTGCGCCTCAGACGCCGTTTACCGCGCTGGCGCTGGGTGAGGTGATTTTGAAGGCGGGATGGCCGGAGGAGGCGCTGGCGGTGCTTCCGCTGGCCAACGAAGACACGGCGTGGCTGGCGGAGCGCGAGGACCGGCTGAAGCTGGTGAGCTTTACCGGGTCGGCTGCGGTGGGTTGGGGGCTCAAGGCCAGGAGCGGCCGGAAGCGCGTGACGCTGGAGTTGGGCGGGAATGCGGCGCTGATTCTGCACTCGGACTGGCGCGGGTCGGATGTGGACCAGAGTCAGGCTCTGGAGGCGGTCGCGAATCGGGTGGCGATTGGCGCTTTCGGGTATGCGGGGCAGAGCTGCATCAGCGTCCAGAGGGTATTTGTCGAGCGGACGATTTTCCAGACGTTTCTCTGGAAGCTGGTGGAGCGGGCGGCGAAGATGGTGCGTGGGAACCCGGCGGACGAGGCGACCGAGATCGGGCCGGTGATCCGCCCGGCGGACGCGGATCGGATTGAGGCTTGGGTGAAAGAAGCGATCGAAGGCGGAGCGAAGCTGGTGGAAGGCGGCGGACGGGATGGCTCCATTTTGCAGCCGACCATCCTGACCGGGACAAGATCGGGAATGAAGGTGTATGACGAAGAGATTTTTGGTCCCGTGGTTCTTGTCGAGCCGTATGACTATTTTGAAGAGGCGCTGGCGATGGTGAACCGTTCGCGGTATGGCTTGCAGACTGGGCTTTATACGCGGGATGCGGGTCGGATTATGACGGCTTTTCGCGAGCTGGAGGTGGGCGCGGTGATTGTGGGCGACACGCCGACGTGGCGGCTTGACCCAATGCCATACGGAGGCGTGAAGGATTCCGGCCTTGGCCGGGAGGGGGTGCGGTGGGCGATCGAAGAGATGACCGAGCCTCGGATGCTGGTGATGGCGGGAATGTAATCCACTCAATCGACGAAACTCTGCCGCCCAGTTCCGATTCCGATTTCGGGTGCGACTAAGAAACCGGGATCGGAAAGTCCATGGAAAGCGCAGAGGTAAGTGAGGGCTCGCATACCTGTATCTGGTACACGTTTTCCCACCCTTTGAGACGTCGAGAAAGTTGCCTTATCCGTTTCGATGCGCTGAAACCGCAGGAACACGCAAGTTTCTTTGTTTTCAACCGGTTATGGATGTCGCGACAGCCAATATTTTTTGCGGATCGCGAGAACCTTTGGTGCGCTTCGTCACATTCGGCTGATATAGTGATTTTTCAGCAAGAACGAAGAAAAAAAGCTCGCTCTAAAAACTACGGACCTGCTTCATGTTCCCAGGCTCCTAAAACCCAGTTCGAGGCCATCTCGAATCGCGGGTCTAGAAAAGGGCAGATTCAGACATCACGGATTCAGGCAATTCGTACCAAGGAAGTCGCAGGACAGCTATACGCAGAATCGTTGGTTGCAATACCCTGTGAAACCGCCGGTGCGGCGGGGACGCACACATGAGAGTTTGGAATAACCGGAAGCAGGGAAGCATTCATGGCGCAGATTTTTGACCGAAGCTCGAACGCGCTGGCACGCATGAGCCTGGTCCTGACGGGATTGATCGTGATCGCACTCGGTGTAACGCTGGATTCACTGCAGCGTTCGCCCTGGGTGACGCGACAAGGTCAGCGGCCGGACCAGCCGGTACCGTTCAGCCACAAGCATCATGTGCAGGGATTGGGCCTGCAGTGTCAGTACTGCCACGTCACTGTCGAGAAGTCGAGCTACGCGGGGATTCCGCCCACCAAGACTTGCATCAACTGTCACGCGCAGATCTGGACCAATGCGGCACTCCTGGAGCCTGTACGTAAGAGCTGGGCTACCAACGAATCAATTGTCTGGACCAAGGTGCACGACCTTCCGGATTACGTCTACTTTAATCACTCCATTCATGTAAATAAGGGCCTGGGCTGTTCGAGCTGCCATGGCCGAGTGGACCTGATGCCTCTGATGTATCAGCAGAATACGTTGCAGATGGAGTGGTGCTTGAACTGCCATCGCGATCCGGCGAAAAACCTCCGTCCCGTTAACCAAGTATACAACATGGCTTGGGAAGGTCCGTCGAGCGAGAAGCCGGTTTGGTGTTCGGTTTCTGAGGAAAAGTCAGGCAAGCCGACAGCACAGAGTGTGAACTGTCAGACGAGCGAGCCGGGCAAGACCGAGGTTGCTTCGCTGGATCTGAATGGGTTGAAGCTGCCGGGAATGCGTCCGGCTGCGGCCGAGGCGGGAGATCGGCTGGTAATGTTGTCGACGGCCGGGAATTACACCAAGTTCACCAGTCAGCGGGAGCTGGGCAACTTTCTGATCGACCACTACAAGATTCGCAAGCCGAATGAGCTTTCCAGCTGCGAGGTATGCCACCGATGAGCAGCGAGAGCGGGAACGGAATGATGCGGCAAGAGAATGGGAATCATGGTGCGGATGCTTCGCCGGCGCTAACTCTGGCCGAGGTTCGCAAGCAGCTTGAGGGCAAGAAGGGTAAGCGCTACTGGCGGTCGATTGACGAGCTGGCCGGGACGCCGGAGTTTGAAGCGGCGGTAGCGAAGGAGTTTCCGGACCAGGCGCAGGAGTGGATCGATCCGGTTTCGCGGCGCGGCTTTATGAAGCTGATGGGAGCTTCGATGGCGCTGGCTGGCCTCGCGGGTTGTACGAAGCAGCCGGACGAGCCGATTTATCCCTATGTCAAGCAGCCGGAAGACCTGGTGCTGGGCAAGTCGAATTATTTCGCTACGGCGCATCCCTTCCCGACGGGCGGCATTCCGTTGCTGGTGAAGAGCGATGCCTTCCGGCCGATCAAAGTCGATGGCAATCCGGACCATCCGTACAATCAGGGCTCTTCCGATGTCTTCACGCAGGGAACGCTGCTGGATCTCTATGATCCAGATCGTTCGCAACATGCTTTGCTGCGTGGGAATGCGGCGGAATGGCCGGAGTTTCTTCAGGCTTATCGTGAGCGGCTGAATGCTGGGAAAGCGAATGGCGGCGAGGGCATTTATTTTCTGAGCACTTCGTTTACTTCGCCGACTTTGCAGCGGCAGTGGGCTGAGGCGCAGAAGACATATCCCAAGGCGAAGCTGGTGCAGTACGATCCGGCGCTGGCAGGGACGGTGTTTTCAAAGGGCGCCAGTCCGCAGTATTCCTTGGCCGACGCTGATGTGATTGTGGCGCTCGATGCAGATTTTCTTTCGGGGGCTGGCTATCCTGGTTCGCATCAGCTGATTCGGGAGTACGCCAAACGGCGCAAGCTTGCTGATGGCGACAAGACGCTGAATCGGCTCTATGCAATTGAGAGCACGCCGACAACTACTGGCATGAAGGCCGAGCACCGGCTGAGCCTGCGGGCCAGTGAGATTCCGGCGTTCGCGGCGGCGCTGGCAAGTGCGGTTGGGGCATCCGGAGTTTCGGCTCCGAGCTATAGCTGGAGCGCTGAGCAGAGTAAATTTCTCGCCGCACTAGCGAAGGACTTGAAGGCCAATGCTGGCAAGAGTGTTGTGATTCCCGGGCTGTATCAGGATCCATCGGTTGCTACGCTGGCGCTTGCGATCAACGATGCTCTGGGCAATGTGGGCAAGACGGTCAAGGCGTCTGTGGAGTCTGAGGGCAGACCCTTTGCTTCTCCTGATCAGATCGAGGACTTCAAGGCGCTGGTTGCGGATCTGAATGCGGGCAAGGTCGACTGGCTGATCGTACTGAATTCGAATCCCGTGTACGACGCTCCGGCGGACTTCGATTTCAAGACGGCATTGAGCGAAGCCAAGATGTCGGTGCATCTTGGATCGCACGTCGATGAAACGGGCCTGGAGGCGATCTGGCATCTGCCCGCGGCGCACTATCTGGAGTCATGGTCGGATGTTCGCAGCTATGACGGGACCGTATCGGTCATACAACCGATGATCGAGCCGCTCTACCAGGGGCATACGGCGCACGACCTGATCCAGGCGATGTTGGATGAGCCTACGATTTCGGCCTACGAGGCAGTGCGCGAAACGTGGAAGCCGGTGCTCTCCAAGGCGGGCGACTTTGAATTGAACTGGCGCAAGGCGCTTCATGCGGGCTGGATCGACGGTACTGCGTTTGCGGTCCCCGCATCCATGAAGGCAGGTCAGGTCAGCGCGCCTGCTCCTTCTGCGAAGGATGCGTTTGAGATTATTTTCCGGCCCGATCCGAATGTCTATGACGGGCGCTACTCGAATGTTGGCTGGCTGCAGGAATTGCCGAAGCCGGTGATTAATCTGGCGTGGGACAACGCGGCGCTCTTTTCGGGCGCAACAATGACCAAGCTTGGGTTGGAAGAGGGCGATATCGTCGAGATTGCGGTCGGCGAGCGCAAGGTGAAGGCGCCGATCCTGTGGGCTCCAGGTCATCCGGATAACTCGGTTACGGTCCACCTGGGTTATGGTCGCGAGGCGGCTGGCCGCGTTGGTTCCGGAGCGGGATTCAATGCCTATCTGGTTCGGACTTCGGATGCTCCGTTCTATACGACTGGGTCGGTCAAGAAGGTTGATGGCAAGTGGGGCCTGGCAGTGACCAAGAGTCATTTTCAGGATCATCGCGGCAAACTGGCCGGCGGCAAGGGCGACGGTAACTATTCGCTCGAAGCGAACGAGGCGGAGACGCGCGGCGTGATTCGCTCGGCGACGCTTGAAGAGTATAAGGCTAATCCCGGATTTGCCAACGAGGGTGAAGAGCATCCGAAGGACGAGTTCGAGACGAGCCTCTTCCCTAACTGGGAGTACAAGGACAATGCCTGGGGCATGTCGATCGACTTGAACAGTTGCACGGGCTGCAATGCCTGCATTGTGAGCTGCTATGCGGAGAACAATATCGCGGTAGTGGGCAAGCAGCAGGTGCGTATTGGCCGTAACATGCAATGGCTCAGGATTGATACGTATTTTGAAGGCGACCTGGCTGCGCCGCGGGCACACTTCCAGCCGATGGCTTGCCAGCATTGCGAAAATGCTCCCTGCGAACAGGTTTGCCCGGTAGGTGCGACGGTGCATACGCCCGAGGGGTTGAACACGATGGTGTACAACCGCTGTGTGGGTACTCGCTACTGCTCGAACAACTGCCCGTACAAGGTGCGCCGATTCAACTTCCTGCTTTATTCGGATTTTGAGACGGAGAGCCTGAAGCTGATGCGCAACCCGGATGTTTCGGTGCGGTCGCGCGGCGTGATGGAGAAGTGCAGCTACTGCGTGCAGCGCATCTCCGAGGCGAAGATAGACGCCGACAAGGAAAATCGTGCAATCCGCGACGGTGAGATTGTGACGGCCTGCCAGCAGGCATGCCCGGCATCCGCGATTACCTTCGGCAATATCAACGACAAGACCAGCAAGGTGGCAAAACTTCGCGGTAGCGAGCGGAGCTATTCGGTGCTGGCTGATATCAACACTCGTCCGCGGACACAGTACTTGGCCGCGGTTCTCAATCCCAACCCCGAACTTGCCGAAGCGCCTGAAGAGCACGCTCCGGCAAAGGGTTAAGAGGCGCTACTGGCGATGGCAACGAAGGATATCAAACCTCAAGATCCGATGATCGACCCCCTGACAGGGGAGTTCCGGGTACTCGCGCCGGGACAGACCTTCAAGTCGGTGACGGCAAAGATTTCGGACATTGTGCTGACGCCCAAGACCTCGCTGGGTTTTCTGGGGTTTCTCGCGATTGCCGGTTCGGTCGCAATGCTGGTGCTCGTGGCGGTGACCTGGCTGTTTCTAAAGGGCGTGGGAATCTGGGCGATCACGCAACCGGTAGCGTGGGGCTTTGCAATCATCAACTTTGTCTGGTGGATCGGTATCGGCCATGCAGGAACGCTGATCTCGGCAATTCTGCTGCTCTTCAAGCAAGGCTGGCGTAACTCGATCAACCGATTTGCCGAAGCGATGACCATCTTCGCGGTGGTCTGCGCCGGCATGTTTCCACTGATTCACGTGGGCCGGCCCTGGCTCTCGTACTGGCTCTTCCCGCTGCCACTGACGATGAATGTGTGGCCGCAGTTCCGATCGCCGCTCTTGTGGGACGTTTTCGCGGTTTCGACGTATGCGACGATTTCGATCGTGTTCTGGTACATGGGCATGATTCCCGATTTTGGCACGCTGCGCGACCGGGCGAAGTCGAAGTTTGCGCAATACGTTTACGGGCTTCTGTCGGTGGGATGGCGCGGCTCAGTCCGGCATTGGATGCGGTATGAGACTGCTTCTCTTCTGCTAGCAGGTTTGGCGACGCCGCTGGTCCTTTCGGTGCATACGGTCATCAGCTTCGACTTTGCGGTTGCGGTGCTGCCGGGCTGGCATACGACGATCTTTCCGCCCTACTTTGTGGCGGGCGCTATCTACTCGGGCTTCGCTATGGTGCTCACGCTGGCCATTCCATTGCGCAAGTTTTACCACCTGGAGGAGCTGGTCACCGAGCGCCATATCGACAATATGGGCAAGGTGATGCTGGGCACGGGTGGCATTGTGGCGTACGGGTACGGCATGGAAGTCTTTATGGCCTGGTACTCTGCATCGCACTGGGAGTTCTTCATGATGTGGAACCGCATGTTTGGGCCGATGGGCTGGTCGTATGGA
This portion of the Acidicapsa acidisoli genome encodes:
- a CDS encoding aldehyde dehydrogenase family protein; this translates as MKMRPGTQTGFLLCGKEWTDGEAMEVRSPWDQGLLGKVTVATRKDAREAVTHAVASVRRTRALPRWKRKEILEDIAAALIEQKERFAQLIVAEAGKPVRTARIEVERAILTFKTASEEAIRLGGESIPLDLTEGNEGRWGLVQRFPVGPVLAITPFNFPLMLVAHKLAPAIAAGCPVVLKPAPQTPFTALALGEVILKAGWPEEALAVLPLANEDTAWLAEREDRLKLVSFTGSAAVGWGLKARSGRKRVTLELGGNAALILHSDWRGSDVDQSQALEAVANRVAIGAFGYAGQSCISVQRVFVERTIFQTFLWKLVERAAKMVRGNPADEATEIGPVIRPADADRIEAWVKEAIEGGAKLVEGGGRDGSILQPTILTGTRSGMKVYDEEIFGPVVLVEPYDYFEEALAMVNRSRYGLQTGLYTRDAGRIMTAFRELEVGAVIVGDTPTWRLDPMPYGGVKDSGLGREGVRWAIEEMTEPRMLVMAGM
- a CDS encoding cytochrome c3 family protein, encoding MAQIFDRSSNALARMSLVLTGLIVIALGVTLDSLQRSPWVTRQGQRPDQPVPFSHKHHVQGLGLQCQYCHVTVEKSSYAGIPPTKTCINCHAQIWTNAALLEPVRKSWATNESIVWTKVHDLPDYVYFNHSIHVNKGLGCSSCHGRVDLMPLMYQQNTLQMEWCLNCHRDPAKNLRPVNQVYNMAWEGPSSEKPVWCSVSEEKSGKPTAQSVNCQTSEPGKTEVASLDLNGLKLPGMRPAAAEAGDRLVMLSTAGNYTKFTSQRELGNFLIDHYKIRKPNELSSCEVCHR
- the nrfD gene encoding NrfD/PsrC family molybdoenzyme membrane anchor subunit — encoded protein: MATKDIKPQDPMIDPLTGEFRVLAPGQTFKSVTAKISDIVLTPKTSLGFLGFLAIAGSVAMLVLVAVTWLFLKGVGIWAITQPVAWGFAIINFVWWIGIGHAGTLISAILLLFKQGWRNSINRFAEAMTIFAVVCAGMFPLIHVGRPWLSYWLFPLPLTMNVWPQFRSPLLWDVFAVSTYATISIVFWYMGMIPDFGTLRDRAKSKFAQYVYGLLSVGWRGSVRHWMRYETASLLLAGLATPLVLSVHTVISFDFAVAVLPGWHTTIFPPYFVAGAIYSGFAMVLTLAIPLRKFYHLEELVTERHIDNMGKVMLGTGGIVAYGYGMEVFMAWYSASHWEFFMMWNRMFGPMGWSYGVLIFCNIAFPLTTLWVRKLRTNIAFMFILSLIVNTGMWFERFVIVVTSLYRDFLPSSWGTYRATKWDYATFVGTLGLFTTLFLLFVRFLPMIPMNEIKMMLPAAKITPKTETAAGAGD
- a CDS encoding TAT-variant-translocated molybdopterin oxidoreductase; this translates as MSSESGNGMMRQENGNHGADASPALTLAEVRKQLEGKKGKRYWRSIDELAGTPEFEAAVAKEFPDQAQEWIDPVSRRGFMKLMGASMALAGLAGCTKQPDEPIYPYVKQPEDLVLGKSNYFATAHPFPTGGIPLLVKSDAFRPIKVDGNPDHPYNQGSSDVFTQGTLLDLYDPDRSQHALLRGNAAEWPEFLQAYRERLNAGKANGGEGIYFLSTSFTSPTLQRQWAEAQKTYPKAKLVQYDPALAGTVFSKGASPQYSLADADVIVALDADFLSGAGYPGSHQLIREYAKRRKLADGDKTLNRLYAIESTPTTTGMKAEHRLSLRASEIPAFAAALASAVGASGVSAPSYSWSAEQSKFLAALAKDLKANAGKSVVIPGLYQDPSVATLALAINDALGNVGKTVKASVESEGRPFASPDQIEDFKALVADLNAGKVDWLIVLNSNPVYDAPADFDFKTALSEAKMSVHLGSHVDETGLEAIWHLPAAHYLESWSDVRSYDGTVSVIQPMIEPLYQGHTAHDLIQAMLDEPTISAYEAVRETWKPVLSKAGDFELNWRKALHAGWIDGTAFAVPASMKAGQVSAPAPSAKDAFEIIFRPDPNVYDGRYSNVGWLQELPKPVINLAWDNAALFSGATMTKLGLEEGDIVEIAVGERKVKAPILWAPGHPDNSVTVHLGYGREAAGRVGSGAGFNAYLVRTSDAPFYTTGSVKKVDGKWGLAVTKSHFQDHRGKLAGGKGDGNYSLEANEAETRGVIRSATLEEYKANPGFANEGEEHPKDEFETSLFPNWEYKDNAWGMSIDLNSCTGCNACIVSCYAENNIAVVGKQQVRIGRNMQWLRIDTYFEGDLAAPRAHFQPMACQHCENAPCEQVCPVGATVHTPEGLNTMVYNRCVGTRYCSNNCPYKVRRFNFLLYSDFETESLKLMRNPDVSVRSRGVMEKCSYCVQRISEAKIDADKENRAIRDGEIVTACQQACPASAITFGNINDKTSKVAKLRGSERSYSVLADINTRPRTQYLAAVLNPNPELAEAPEEHAPAKG
- a CDS encoding DUF1648 domain-containing protein; translated protein: MRKFLIAISVIALCILWTITIRATTGPEALPNRIPTHFDAAGNPNAWGSPNGLFLLPAIATAIFLIIGLISRKPESFNYPVRVTLQNRDRLQSLAVQMTAFLQAETVCLFLILQFAILHAFRAGHFALPPAVIPVGVVLILITTISHIVAMRRCT